A section of the Paenibacillus odorifer genome encodes:
- the deoB gene encoding phosphopentomutase: MKQTPRFKRIFVIVMDSVGIGEAPDAEKFGDAGSHTLRHIAEKMNGLHVPALSKLGLSHIDPIPGVPKVERPLAYWTKMQEASNGKDTMTGHWEIMGLRIDVPFKVFPEGFPYELINELEEITGRKVIGNKPASGTAILDELGQEHMNTGALIVYTSADSVIQIAAHEEVIPLEELYQICEIAREITLREEYMLGRVIARPFLGKPGNFKRTSNRHDYALKPYGRTVMNELKDAGFDVLAIGKISDIYDGEGVTKSLRTVSNMDGMDKLMETLHTDFTGLSFLNLVDFDALYGHRRDPIGYGKALEEFDDRLHEVLKELCEDDLLIITADHGNDPIHAGTDHTREYVPLLLYSKSFNRQGELPISKTFSDIGATVADNFVVTMPQFGQSLLQELK, translated from the coding sequence ATGAAACAAACACCCCGGTTTAAGCGGATTTTCGTCATCGTTATGGATTCTGTAGGCATTGGTGAAGCTCCAGATGCTGAAAAGTTTGGGGATGCAGGATCACATACATTACGGCATATTGCAGAAAAAATGAATGGGCTACATGTTCCTGCGTTATCCAAGCTAGGGTTAAGTCATATTGACCCAATACCCGGAGTTCCCAAAGTAGAGCGCCCTTTAGCTTATTGGACCAAAATGCAGGAAGCTTCTAATGGAAAGGATACGATGACAGGTCACTGGGAAATCATGGGCCTACGAATTGACGTTCCTTTCAAAGTGTTTCCTGAAGGGTTCCCTTATGAATTAATTAATGAATTAGAAGAAATAACAGGACGAAAGGTGATTGGGAATAAACCCGCTAGTGGCACAGCTATTCTCGATGAGCTTGGACAAGAGCATATGAACACAGGTGCACTCATTGTCTATACTTCAGCAGATTCCGTGATTCAGATTGCGGCTCATGAAGAGGTTATTCCTTTGGAAGAACTGTATCAAATCTGCGAGATTGCCAGAGAGATTACTTTACGTGAGGAGTACATGCTAGGCAGAGTGATTGCTAGACCATTCCTCGGGAAGCCCGGAAATTTCAAAAGAACATCGAACCGTCATGATTATGCCTTGAAGCCTTATGGAAGAACCGTGATGAATGAGCTCAAGGATGCCGGGTTCGATGTACTAGCGATTGGCAAGATCTCAGATATATACGATGGGGAGGGTGTCACCAAGTCTTTGCGTACAGTGTCTAACATGGATGGCATGGATAAACTCATGGAGACCCTTCATACTGATTTTACAGGACTTAGTTTCTTGAATCTTGTTGATTTCGATGCACTTTATGGCCATCGTAGAGATCCGATCGGGTATGGGAAAGCGCTAGAAGAATTTGATGATCGATTACATGAAGTTCTAAAGGAGCTATGTGAAGACGATCTTCTAATAATTACGGCAGACCATGGGAATGATCCCATTCATGCGGGTACGGATCACACCCGTGAATATGTTCCTTTACTACTCTACAGTAAGAGTTTCAATCGACAAGGGGAGCTGCCTATATCGAAGACTTTTTCGGATATTGGAGCAACAGTTGCTGATAACTTTGTTGTGACCATGCCCCAATTTGGTCAGAGTCTCCTACAGGAGCTTAAATAA
- the treC gene encoding alpha,alpha-phosphotrehalase yields the protein MSQSQYSEWWRRSTVYQVYPKSFKDTTGNGTGDIKGLIEKLDYLQKLGIDIVWLQPVYVSPQHDNGYDVADYENINPDFGTMEDFDELVQELHRREMKLMIDIVVNHTSTEHEWFKQSISSRNNPYRDYYIWKDPAPDGGLPNNWQSKFGGPAWQFDETSGQYYLTLFDKTQADLNWENEKVRRAVNDMMLFWAKKGVDGFRMDVINLISKDQRFPNDDGSVPPGDGRKFYTDGPQVHEYIKAMYKEVFGPFEMVTVGEMSSTTLEHCIRYSSPEEREFSMTFNFHHLKVDYPNGQKWELMPYDFEAMKQLFSQWQTGMQKGGGWNALFFNNHDQPRALSRFTDDRVYRVESAKLLATTLHGLQGTPYVYQGEEIGMPNPVWKSIDEFRDIESLNMYRILCEQGKSPEVALSILQERSRDNSRTPMQWDDSRNAGFTTGTPWLKVDERYPNINVQKELENPGSIFHHYRKLIALRKEYEIFIEGIFKRLDEGHPEVFAYARTGDEETLVVVSNFSSKKISFRFEDNHWSELSPSGKDELLIGNTADAPKLTQKLQLSPYASYMWLVR from the coding sequence TTGAGTCAGTCCCAGTATTCGGAATGGTGGCGCCGCTCCACGGTGTATCAGGTGTACCCGAAGAGCTTTAAGGACACTACAGGCAACGGAACAGGAGATATTAAAGGACTTATTGAGAAATTAGATTATTTGCAGAAGCTTGGAATCGATATTGTCTGGTTACAGCCGGTTTATGTTTCGCCGCAACATGATAACGGTTACGATGTAGCAGATTATGAAAATATCAACCCGGATTTCGGTACGATGGAGGATTTTGACGAGCTAGTACAGGAATTGCATAGACGCGAAATGAAGCTAATGATCGATATCGTGGTTAACCATACTTCGACTGAACATGAGTGGTTCAAACAGTCCATTTCAAGCAGGAACAACCCTTACCGTGATTACTATATCTGGAAGGATCCGGCTCCGGACGGGGGCTTACCCAACAACTGGCAGTCGAAGTTCGGGGGTCCTGCCTGGCAGTTCGACGAAACTTCGGGACAATATTATCTTACTCTCTTCGATAAAACCCAGGCGGATCTGAATTGGGAGAATGAGAAGGTACGTAGAGCAGTGAATGATATGATGTTATTCTGGGCTAAAAAGGGTGTCGACGGCTTCCGCATGGATGTAATTAATTTAATCTCCAAAGATCAGCGCTTCCCTAACGATGACGGGAGTGTTCCACCGGGGGATGGACGTAAATTCTATACTGACGGTCCACAGGTCCATGAATACATCAAAGCAATGTATAAAGAGGTGTTTGGTCCGTTTGAGATGGTGACTGTAGGAGAGATGTCCTCAACTACACTGGAGCATTGTATCCGGTACTCAAGTCCCGAAGAGCGGGAATTTTCCATGACCTTCAATTTTCATCATTTAAAAGTCGACTATCCGAATGGACAGAAGTGGGAACTGATGCCTTATGATTTCGAGGCAATGAAACAGTTGTTCTCGCAGTGGCAGACTGGAATGCAGAAAGGCGGAGGCTGGAACGCACTATTTTTTAACAATCATGATCAACCACGTGCCCTTTCCAGATTCACTGATGATAGGGTTTACCGTGTGGAAAGCGCCAAGCTGCTCGCGACAACTCTGCATGGCCTTCAGGGAACACCTTATGTATATCAAGGGGAAGAAATCGGTATGCCGAATCCGGTATGGAAAAGCATCGATGAGTTCCGCGACATTGAGTCACTAAATATGTACCGCATTCTGTGTGAACAGGGGAAAAGCCCGGAGGTTGCTCTCAGCATTCTCCAAGAACGTTCGCGGGACAATTCACGTACGCCGATGCAGTGGGATGACAGCCGGAATGCCGGATTTACCACTGGTACTCCATGGTTGAAGGTAGACGAGCGGTATCCAAACATCAATGTGCAGAAGGAGCTGGAAAATCCTGGTTCCATCTTCCACCATTACCGTAAACTGATTGCACTACGCAAGGAATATGAAATATTTATAGAAGGTATTTTCAAGAGACTCGATGAAGGTCATCCGGAAGTATTCGCATACGCCAGAACAGGCGATGAAGAGACACTTGTTGTGGTCTCGAACTTCAGCAGTAAAAAGATCTCTTTCCGCTTTGAAGATAATCACTGGTCTGAATTGTCGCCAAGTGGTAAGGACGAGCTTCTGATTGGGAATACAGCAGATGCACCTAAATTAACACAAAAGCTTCAGCTTAGTCCTTATGCTTCCTACATGTGGTTAGTCCGCTAA
- the treP gene encoding PTS system trehalose-specific EIIBC component has protein sequence MAIDRKNVEDIVRAVGGKENIEVATHCVTRLRFSLYDENKVDSEALDRNELVKGQFSTQGQFQIVIGPGTVDKVYDEMIQITGGARSSKDDVKSAAARKQNPLQRAIKTLADIFIPILPAIVTAGLLLGINNILTGPGIFFDSKSLVDVYPAWKDIAAIINTIASTAFTFLPALIGWAAVTRFGGSPLLGIVLGLILVHPDLLSAYSYASASTEGTVPTWNLFGWHLEKIGYQGQVLPVLVSAYILARLEKFLNRRVLDSIKLLVVAPVTLLVTGFLAFTIIGPVTFAIANAITSGLIYVFDHFALLGGLIYGGFYALLVITGMHHTFLAVDVQLIGSEGGTFLWPMLALSNIAQGAAALAMMFVVREQKAKGLAATSSVSAFLGVTEPAIFGVNIRYRYPFIFGMIGSAIAGMLLTVNQVRASSIGVGGIPGFLSIFPNQWGVFFIGMVIVLVVPFAATVLYGRSVVGRSEKNTATEASSTTSEPEELSSRHSVQGSQESVNILELVSPLSGTAVSLEQVPDPAFAEKQMGEGIAIEPSEGKVYAPFDATVAHVIKSKHALILEHASGVQVLIHVGINTVALKGSGFTSLKNIGDKVQAGELLLEFDMEAIRAAGYPVITPIIIPAGQEMVEKIEEKTGPATAKQTSILTIHLKG, from the coding sequence ATGGCTATAGACCGCAAAAATGTTGAAGATATTGTACGGGCGGTTGGGGGCAAGGAGAATATTGAAGTTGCGACGCATTGTGTAACCCGGCTGAGATTCTCGCTGTATGACGAGAACAAGGTGGATTCGGAAGCCCTGGACCGTAACGAACTCGTAAAAGGACAATTCTCTACGCAGGGGCAGTTCCAGATCGTTATCGGACCAGGAACTGTAGATAAAGTATACGATGAAATGATTCAGATCACTGGTGGTGCCCGCTCTTCCAAGGATGACGTGAAATCAGCGGCAGCACGGAAACAGAATCCACTGCAGCGGGCGATCAAAACACTGGCTGATATTTTTATTCCGATTCTTCCGGCCATCGTAACCGCAGGTTTGCTGCTTGGGATTAATAATATTTTGACCGGACCTGGTATCTTTTTTGATAGTAAGTCATTGGTAGATGTCTATCCTGCATGGAAAGACATTGCTGCGATTATTAACACGATTGCCAGCACAGCCTTCACCTTTTTACCAGCACTTATCGGTTGGGCAGCTGTTACACGTTTCGGGGGCAGTCCTCTGCTCGGGATCGTGCTAGGTCTCATTCTCGTACACCCGGATCTATTAAGTGCCTACAGTTATGCAAGTGCTTCAACTGAGGGAACCGTTCCGACCTGGAATTTGTTCGGCTGGCATTTGGAGAAGATCGGTTATCAAGGGCAAGTATTGCCTGTACTGGTTTCGGCCTATATTCTGGCTAGACTGGAGAAGTTCCTCAACCGTCGGGTGCTTGATTCCATTAAACTACTGGTCGTTGCTCCAGTGACCCTGCTGGTTACAGGTTTTCTGGCCTTCACCATTATCGGACCGGTTACGTTCGCCATTGCCAATGCTATCACCTCGGGTTTGATCTATGTATTTGATCATTTTGCGCTCCTTGGTGGTTTGATCTATGGTGGATTCTATGCACTTCTGGTCATCACTGGGATGCATCATACTTTCCTGGCAGTCGATGTACAGCTCATCGGCAGTGAGGGGGGCACCTTCCTCTGGCCGATGCTGGCGCTCTCCAATATTGCACAAGGCGCTGCGGCACTGGCGATGATGTTCGTTGTTAGAGAACAAAAGGCAAAAGGTTTGGCGGCTACGTCTTCCGTCTCTGCATTCCTCGGCGTGACTGAACCGGCAATCTTTGGGGTGAATATCCGCTATCGCTACCCTTTCATCTTCGGGATGATCGGCTCAGCAATTGCCGGTATGCTCCTTACCGTTAACCAGGTTCGCGCTTCATCCATTGGCGTAGGGGGAATTCCCGGTTTCCTTTCGATTTTCCCGAACCAGTGGGGCGTATTCTTCATAGGTATGGTTATTGTTCTCGTTGTGCCATTTGCCGCCACAGTATTGTACGGACGTTCTGTAGTGGGTCGTTCCGAAAAGAACACAGCTACAGAGGCTTCTAGTACTACGAGCGAACCAGAGGAATTGAGCAGCCGTCATTCAGTTCAAGGGTCACAGGAATCAGTTAATATTCTGGAGCTTGTCTCCCCGCTTAGTGGAACTGCAGTATCGCTAGAACAGGTACCCGATCCTGCCTTTGCTGAAAAGCAAATGGGTGAGGGAATTGCAATCGAACCTTCTGAGGGGAAAGTATATGCTCCCTTTGATGCTACAGTAGCTCATGTGATTAAGAGCAAACATGCGCTTATACTGGAGCATGCCAGCGGTGTTCAGGTATTAATCCACGTTGGAATTAACACGGTGGCGCTTAAAGGTAGCGGTTTTACCAGCCTGAAGAATATTGGTGATAAGGTGCAGGCAGGCGAGCTTCTACTAGAATTTGATATGGAAGCTATCCGCGCAGCAGGTTACCCGGTGATTACTCCAATCATCATTCCTGCAGGTCAGGAGATGGTCGAGAAGATTGAAGAGAAGACCGGACCAGCTACGGCCAAACAAACAAGCATCTTGACTATTCATCTCAAGGGTTGA
- the treR gene encoding trehalose operon repressor: MRENKYLQIYNEYSNQIHSGQLLPGTKLPSESELAEAYATSRETVRKALNLLFREGYIHKIKGRGSFVLDMTRMDFPVTGLISFKEMADTLGTASRTLVERTIQEPAGSALARHLQIPPETLVWKVVRAREIEGERIILDKDYFRADIVSFLSAEIAEGSIYEYLELELGLKISYAKKLISVEPSTEEDHRLLDLKNFTHIVVVRNYVYLENTVLYQYTESRHRLDKFQFVDFARRVRR, from the coding sequence TTGAGAGAAAATAAATATTTGCAAATTTATAATGAATACAGCAACCAAATCCATTCTGGACAACTGCTGCCGGGAACCAAGCTGCCTTCCGAAAGTGAACTCGCCGAAGCTTACGCCACTTCACGAGAGACCGTGCGCAAAGCGCTGAATCTACTTTTCCGAGAAGGATATATTCACAAAATTAAGGGAAGAGGCTCCTTTGTGCTTGACATGACCCGAATGGATTTCCCCGTTACCGGTTTGATTTCATTTAAAGAGATGGCCGATACACTGGGTACTGCCTCGCGGACACTGGTAGAGCGGACGATACAAGAGCCGGCAGGCTCCGCTCTCGCCAGACATCTGCAGATTCCACCTGAAACTCTGGTTTGGAAGGTTGTTCGTGCCAGAGAGATTGAAGGTGAACGGATCATTTTGGATAAGGATTATTTTCGTGCGGATATCGTTTCCTTCCTGAGTGCGGAAATCGCCGAGGGCTCAATCTATGAATATCTGGAGCTGGAATTGGGCCTTAAGATCAGTTATGCGAAGAAGCTGATATCTGTTGAACCTTCCACAGAGGAGGATCATAGACTGCTCGATTTGAAGAATTTTACGCATATTGTAGTAGTACGAAACTATGTTTATTTGGAGAACACGGTGCTTTACCAATATACCGAGTCTAGACACCGGCTGGATAAATTTCAGTTTGTGGATTTTGCTCGGAGGGTGAGACGATAA
- a CDS encoding glycosyltransferase has translation MNISIILLAQHFNLTVQCLDRIKKYTSMSYELIVVSDNESAEVSNYLAYEYGVHVIHSRSKGVAAAFNLGAVSSSGDHLVFIRDQIMVNEGWLEQLSGCLDHHSNAAIVGPRMNDVSGAQRIPIVYQNMEQLYQSSSMLSIGKSMSWTRVPRLVSLLMMIPRRYFEQIGSFDERFEVESYEDDDLCYRTLSMNLDIYIAEGCVVFRNEPPSVDPNDPDWYNNRLILNRAMAISKWGFDLTSSLYSGTRKVTVSLCMIVKNEEYTLGRCLSSVRELVDEIIIVDTGSSDGTKELAASYGARVYDFEWVNDFSKARNYAFSLATQEYLMWLDADDYLQLEDAKALQSIVSDLPWDIDAVSMHYYLDRDKDGSVTSSLRRNRLLRRNCEFRWIGVVHEYLEVAGNVFYAELGITHDRKHTQSSRNLLIYEGMLKAQTRFTPRDLFYYANELYDHGQWQRAIEQYDAFIVMPNGWLEDKLLASRRAGDALSQLGLFQEAKLKVLQAFALSPPRAEACCQLGSYELIEQRFENAAFWYKLATEVPKPTELNARVDLPAWTWLPHLQLCVCYDRLGQYEQAHYHNEIAGGYVPDYPSVMVNRDYLKQYITL, from the coding sequence TTGAATATTAGCATTATATTGTTGGCTCAGCACTTTAACCTGACCGTACAATGTCTGGATCGGATTAAGAAATATACGTCTATGTCCTATGAGCTGATTGTCGTCTCGGATAACGAATCTGCCGAAGTGTCGAATTACCTTGCGTATGAATACGGCGTTCATGTCATTCATAGCCGGAGCAAAGGGGTTGCAGCAGCATTCAATCTGGGCGCGGTGTCATCTTCGGGAGATCATCTTGTATTCATCCGCGATCAGATTATGGTTAACGAGGGATGGTTAGAACAGTTGTCGGGCTGTCTGGACCATCATTCCAATGCTGCAATCGTGGGTCCGAGGATGAATGATGTTAGCGGCGCTCAACGGATTCCGATTGTATATCAGAACATGGAGCAACTCTATCAGTCGTCATCGATGCTTTCCATCGGGAAATCAATGTCTTGGACCCGGGTTCCTAGACTTGTCAGTTTACTAATGATGATACCCCGTCGCTACTTTGAGCAGATCGGGTCCTTTGATGAGCGATTTGAGGTCGAATCTTACGAGGATGACGATCTGTGTTATCGCACGTTATCTATGAACCTGGATATTTACATAGCCGAAGGATGCGTAGTCTTCCGGAATGAACCTCCTTCAGTAGATCCCAATGATCCTGATTGGTACAATAACCGATTAATCTTAAATCGTGCTATGGCCATAAGCAAGTGGGGATTCGATTTAACTTCTTCCTTGTATAGTGGCACAAGGAAAGTCACTGTCAGCCTATGCATGATCGTAAAAAACGAAGAGTACACCTTAGGGCGTTGTTTATCCAGCGTGAGGGAGCTTGTCGATGAGATCATTATTGTGGATACAGGTTCGAGTGATGGAACCAAAGAGCTCGCGGCATCTTATGGAGCACGGGTTTATGATTTCGAATGGGTGAACGATTTCTCCAAAGCAAGAAATTATGCCTTCAGTCTCGCTACTCAAGAGTACCTGATGTGGTTGGATGCGGACGATTATCTGCAGTTAGAGGATGCAAAGGCTCTCCAGTCCATCGTATCCGATCTACCATGGGATATCGATGCTGTATCGATGCATTATTATCTCGACCGTGACAAAGACGGAAGTGTAACTTCGAGCTTGAGACGTAATCGCCTTCTAAGACGAAATTGTGAATTCCGTTGGATTGGAGTCGTTCATGAGTACCTTGAGGTCGCAGGCAATGTGTTCTATGCCGAGTTAGGCATAACACATGATCGAAAGCATACGCAGTCCTCGCGTAATCTTCTCATCTATGAGGGGATGTTGAAAGCGCAAACGAGGTTCACTCCGCGGGATTTATTTTATTATGCCAACGAGCTATACGATCACGGCCAATGGCAGCGAGCGATAGAGCAATACGATGCCTTCATAGTCATGCCGAATGGCTGGTTGGAGGACAAGCTACTTGCGAGTCGGCGTGCCGGAGATGCATTGTCACAATTAGGTCTCTTTCAAGAAGCCAAGCTTAAAGTACTTCAAGCTTTTGCCTTGTCGCCTCCCCGAGCCGAAGCCTGTTGTCAATTAGGGTCTTATGAGCTAATCGAACAACGGTTCGAGAATGCTGCTTTTTGGTACAAGCTAGCCACGGAAGTACCAAAGCCGACTGAGCTTAACGCTAGAGTAGACCTTCCGGCATGGACGTGGCTGCCGCATTTGCAATTATGCGTCTGTTACGATCGCTTAGGACAATACGAACAAGCGCATTATCACAATGAGATAGCTGGGGGCTATGTACCGGATTATCCGAGCGTCATGGTTAATCGCGATTATTTGAAGCAATACATAACTTTATAA
- a CDS encoding exosporium glycoprotein BclB-related protein, which yields MARLKRTKTSGKKSGKQLAYKSSMAFILMSQLIAPLSPAYSSILPRASAAAYSDVDSTSWAYQYITKASALGVIEGDGSGNFSPNRPVTNQEAVVMVLRFMGYEQPKATSGSLPFTVDSWATVWIQQAIDIGLVIPSEEARPNTVIWGKEQASREWITRLIIRAAGKESEAIEFRDSDIGFSDASDASDWAAGYINAAVNRKVISGFPNNTFKPKQTATRAEFAAILSKTEIFASKVSDRIIHGSVVSMSKNSIELLSSSGQTEKLEINSKSVLFGDNGKGVFPAGSLVTLIHNGGMASFVEVLGLGAVGQTSSKGEKGDTGATGPAGQNGVSGSSGPQGVTGATGATGATGAVGAIGAVGATGTTGANGANGATGAVGATGAVGATGAVGATGATGATGAVGATGAVGATGTTGATGANGATGAVGATGAVGATGATGATGAVGATGAAGANGATGATGANGATGANGAMGSTGVTGAQGIQGITGAPGSTGATGIGLDSIAPFNSATSYHAGQVVTYLGSIYIVTINNPSGVPSDINNDFTLLVSKGETGATGAQGVQGIQGVTGDTGAQGVQGVTGTTGATGAIGVQGVTGATGATGVQGIQGVTGATGASGASTIIPFSSGSPITVTTIVGGLKGTVAMLGFGSSYSGASIVGGKIDLTRSNGSDPTKDPYNQAFIVPRNGTITSIYAFFSPTLAFSLIGTTINVQAEIYKADSNSNSFTPIIGSAVSLAPSLTGIISIGSTSDGSVKGINTAVQAGDRLMLVFSSTASGLSLINTVTGYASAGIEIK from the coding sequence ATGGCAAGATTAAAGAGGACGAAGACAAGTGGCAAGAAAAGTGGCAAGCAGTTAGCTTACAAGAGCTCAATGGCATTTATTCTGATGAGTCAGTTGATTGCACCCTTGAGCCCTGCTTATAGCAGTATTCTACCCCGGGCAAGTGCAGCAGCTTACAGTGATGTCGATTCTACCTCATGGGCATATCAGTATATCACTAAAGCTTCCGCGCTTGGGGTAATCGAAGGAGACGGTTCCGGAAACTTTAGCCCTAACCGACCAGTCACGAATCAGGAAGCGGTTGTTATGGTACTCAGGTTCATGGGATATGAGCAACCTAAGGCTACTAGCGGCAGCTTGCCCTTCACCGTAGATTCTTGGGCTACTGTTTGGATTCAGCAAGCGATTGACATCGGCCTCGTGATTCCAAGCGAGGAAGCGAGACCCAACACCGTCATCTGGGGAAAAGAGCAAGCAAGTCGAGAGTGGATAACACGTCTAATTATTCGTGCCGCAGGCAAAGAATCCGAAGCTATCGAGTTTAGGGATAGCGACATAGGTTTCTCGGATGCATCAGACGCATCGGACTGGGCAGCAGGCTACATTAATGCCGCAGTTAACCGCAAGGTCATATCTGGCTTCCCTAATAATACTTTCAAGCCTAAGCAGACGGCTACTCGCGCCGAGTTTGCAGCTATCTTGTCTAAGACTGAAATATTTGCGAGCAAGGTATCCGATCGGATTATCCATGGCTCTGTCGTCTCGATGTCCAAAAATTCGATCGAACTCTTAAGCAGCAGCGGTCAGACAGAGAAGCTCGAAATCAATAGCAAATCTGTTCTGTTCGGGGACAATGGCAAGGGCGTGTTTCCTGCGGGGTCTTTGGTGACGCTTATTCATAATGGAGGAATGGCATCCTTCGTTGAAGTGTTGGGATTAGGGGCTGTAGGCCAGACTAGTTCGAAAGGGGAAAAAGGAGACACAGGTGCTACCGGTCCAGCGGGTCAAAATGGGGTATCTGGTTCAAGTGGACCGCAAGGTGTCACTGGTGCGACCGGAGCGACTGGTGCAACCGGAGCTGTCGGGGCAATTGGGGCTGTTGGAGCTACTGGCACAACCGGGGCGAATGGTGCTAATGGAGCGACTGGTGCTGTCGGGGCTACTGGTGCTGTCGGGGCTACTGGGGCTGTTGGAGCTACTGGCGCAACTGGAGCAACTGGTGCTGTCGGGGCTACTGGGGCTGTTGGAGCTACTGGCACAACCGGGGCTACTGGTGCTAATGGAGCGACTGGTGCTGTCGGAGCTACTGGGGCTGTTGGAGCTACTGGCGCAACTGGAGCAACTGGTGCTGTCGGGGCTACTGGAGCAGCCGGAGCAAATGGGGCAACAGGTGCCACGGGTGCTAACGGTGCAACTGGCGCTAATGGAGCGATGGGGTCAACTGGCGTAACGGGTGCACAGGGTATTCAAGGGATAACCGGTGCTCCCGGATCGACTGGCGCAACTGGCATTGGTCTTGATAGCATTGCTCCGTTCAATTCAGCGACTTCCTATCATGCAGGACAAGTCGTTACTTATTTAGGAAGTATCTACATCGTTACTATAAACAACCCATCTGGAGTACCTTCTGATATAAATAACGACTTTACCCTGCTTGTCTCTAAAGGTGAAACCGGAGCTACCGGGGCACAAGGAGTTCAGGGAATTCAAGGCGTAACTGGCGATACAGGCGCACAAGGAGTTCAAGGGGTGACTGGAACTACCGGAGCTACAGGTGCAATAGGAGTTCAAGGAGTAACTGGCGCAACCGGAGCTACGGGAGTACAAGGAATTCAAGGGGTAACCGGAGCTACCGGGGCATCTGGCGCATCAACTATAATTCCATTCTCTTCCGGATCACCAATTACTGTAACAACAATCGTCGGGGGATTAAAAGGTACAGTTGCGATGCTTGGATTTGGCAGTTCGTACTCAGGAGCTAGTATAGTAGGTGGAAAAATAGATTTAACCAGAAGTAATGGTTCTGATCCTACAAAAGATCCGTACAACCAAGCTTTTATCGTTCCACGTAATGGTACGATCACTTCAATATATGCTTTTTTCAGCCCAACTTTAGCGTTTTCTTTAATAGGCACGACCATAAACGTTCAAGCAGAAATATATAAAGCGGATAGTAATAGCAACAGTTTTACACCTATTATTGGTTCAGCAGTATCCTTGGCGCCTAGTTTGACAGGAATAATTTCTATTGGATCTACTAGTGACGGATCAGT